The DNA region taatgattaaaagattatttaaatctcaatttattattattgatatttctgaGACTTTCGGTGCTCCCTAACATTTTGTGCCTGAAGTAAGTGCTTCTTCActctaatccagccgtgggcaaactacggcccgcaggccggatccggcccgtttgaaatgaataaaacaaacaaacaaaaaaagaccgtacccttttatgtaatgatgtttactttgaatttatattagttcacacaaacactccatccatgcttttgttccggccctccggtccagtttaagaacccattgtggccctcgagtcaaaaagtttgcccacccctgctctaatccCAGCACATTATTATTTCTTCGTAAAACTCAGCAAACACTATAAAGTGCCACTACAGAGCAAGGCTCACCCCAAGAGGAAATTAGTTTTCTCCTGCCTTTTTCCTCTGTGTTTCAGATCCTACTTGATCTTCACCAGGAGTTAAAGGGCCAGGAAAGAGTGTGCTCTTGGATTCATCCCAGTTGTGCCTGACTAAAGTCTTCCTGCAGAGGGCGCTGGGGAGTCAACAGCTCAGGAGGGTGGAGAAGTGTTAGGTGGACTTGGGATGATTGCCTATCAGATCTCGCCTTTCCCTGGCAGTAGAATTATTATGAAGTCATTGACTTCCTATTTGCCTTCGGGGCTGAAATAAATCTGCTATCCTCAAATAACTGAGCTGATCTCAGACAAATGCCAATCAGAACTAAGCTTCTCTGCCCTGAGGTGGCCATAAAATTGAGACAATTTTCTCCAAGTGTTTTTGGTGGCTCAGCAACAGCTTCTGTGAGTTCTGGTTTTCCCTGCGGGTCTAGGGTGAGCTACACTGGCATCCTGGAAGCGAAGATGATTTACATCAAGGCACCCAAACAAGTTTTGACATTTTCCCTGAGATGCCATCCTCTGTCTACTCACTACAAGTGCCTGCTGCTCCAGGCCTTACCTGCTGGGCAGTGACgatggggctgggctgggaacaGAATAAAAGAGCTGGGAACTGTAGCACCAATTCACACTCAGACCTTGAACGAGCACCTGAAAGCTACTCTTTGAGGAGGCTCAGCAGTTTTCCTTAGTAAGTTAGATGAATGCATCCGACTGTCAGAAGTCAGATAAAGCTATGAGGTTTCACCCCCAAGAGACATCTGGGGGAGGCCCGTCCCTGATGACTAGATTGGCTTCTGAAAGCATGAGATGGGAAATCAGTAAGTCATGCTCTTTCCTTTGAATTCCTAGCTCCTGTGGTTTCCAGATTCTGGCACAAGATGAAAAGTTCTTGTCTCCCCCTCTGCCTTCTCTTGgctgtgttttctctcttctgGACACCTTCTGCTGGGCTGAAGACACTCCATTTGGGAAGCTGTGTGATCGCCACAAACCTTCAAGAAATGCAAACTGAATTTTCTGAGATAAGGGACAGGATGGTATGTGAGGGAGGCACCCTCCCAATTTGTGACTGCTTCTCCCCTTctctacttgtctttctctgtcccccAATAGTGTGACCATAAAAAGAGACAGGTTGGGGACTCCTTACCAGGAGGATGCATTCCCAGGAAACATCTGTAGTTCATAATTTAAAAGTGTTTTGGAAAGGGACACTGTCTGAGGGTCACGGCAAGGAGGGGCTAAGAGGTCTCTATGTCTAAGACCCTGACAGCCATCACTGACGGgtcattttcttgtctttttctgtttAGCAAGCCGAAGATGAAATCATGGACCTCAGAATCTTGAAAACTGAGTCCTTGCAAGACACAAAGGTATGTGTTTGGCCCATAGAAGTTCTGGGAGGAAATGTGAGCCAGGGGCATCTCTATTACTCTTGAGTCTTGTCCCTGGCCACCTTCTCCCCACCAACATACTAGTCTTCTTTGTAGCCTGCAGATCAGTGCTGCCTCCTTCGCCTTTATCTGAGACTCTACCTGGGCACGGTATTCAAAAACTATCAGCCCCTTGACCAACATACCCTCCGGAAGCTCAGCAGTCTCGCCAACTCTTTTCTTACTATCAAGAAGGACCTTCGGCTCTGTGTGAGTAAGGGTCTTGGGTAAAGGATTAATCTTAGTACACAGCTTCAATGACTTAGCAACCAAGCTCTTTTTTTTACTCCCATTaatagatggaaaaactgagttCAAAAGTTCTAATAGTCTGTGTTGAGCCGTGTGACTAGGTAATAAGAACTCAGTTTTATTGACTTTTGGGTATAGGTTCCATCTAAAAAGTCTAAAGAACTATAAAATGCTAGCTATTGGATGTTAATGACAATTATCTTTTATCCACGAAATTAAGGTGAGGTATCTGATGGTGTGTGTTCTAGTACATCCGGGGTCCAGGCAGCCAGTCATTAGGCCATTGGACTCAATATCAAGATAGGGCCTCAGTAGGATCTAGGAATCCAACTCTTTCTTTCCATAGGGACTCTCTGGGAGGGGAGCAGACTAGAGCTGAGTAGGGGGTACAGGCCAGATGACACTGTGATCACAAATTCCTTCAGTGTTACTTGTTTCTAAAAGAAGCAATGAGCTCTGTATTTGAGCCTAAAGAGCTGGTTTTCTGATCTACTGATAACTAGGTTAATGATCTCAAATGATGAGGTTTGATAAGACTTGTCTATGAGAAAGGAGTACCTATAGAAAGAGTAGAATTCCCACTTACTTCATGTTAATGGCAGATAATCGAATACTTATAAAACCTATCATTCTTTGGCATTCTTTTCAGCATGCCCGTATGACATGCCCTTGTGGGGAGGAAGCGATGGAGAAATTCAACCAGATTCTGAGTCGCTTCGAAAAGGTATATGCAATTTTGGCCTTGGTTGGGATGAGTGTGTTTTCAGAACTGAGATCATAAATGAGTGGGATGGGTATTCACACTGGGAGAAATCCTGTAGCCCTCAGGGTAATAGCTCTCTGAAGTTATGTGGTCTGTCCCTCTGCTCTACCCCAGGGACTCCCAGGCAGGCTTAGAAGGGTGCTTTCTCTGAAAAATGCTTTAAGAATGAAAAGGGAATGGCCATCAAGTCACTTCAGAGACATGTGATCTTCCAGGTGCACGAAGGAGAGTCTATAGTCTTCCAAACATGCATGCACTCACACATGCCCTCAAAAACAGTCACTCACAATTTCACCGGTGCCCACCCCATGCTGTTTTTCGCCTCATGCCTTTGCACATCTGCTACCTCTCTGAGTTAAATGCTGTTGTCCTGTGTGGACTCCATCATTTATTCACCatgctacattttaaaaaaatatatttttattgattccagagaggaagggagagggggagagcgatagaaacatcaatgatgagagagaatcattgatcagctgcctccggcatgcctcacactggggattgagcccgcaacccaggcatgtgctctgaccgggaattgaacagtgacctcttgggtcataggtcaacgctcaaccactaagccaagccGGCCGGGCACCACACTACATTTTAACTGCCTGCTTCTGCCTGTCTCCTTCACTAGACTGTAAAGGCCCTGTGGGTAGAGGATGTACAATTCATCTCTGGATCCCGAGCCAGCCCAGTGCTTAGCACAATACATATTTGTTCAATTGAAGTATGCAGAGTAAGCAACCCCTGTGTGCATGAGCGCACGCGCACACACCCACACccgcacacacccacacccacccacacacacacctttaaaaaaacacagccaAATTACTTTGATCTCTGTGATGCAAGAGGCTTGGGCTATAGTCCTAATTCTGCTACCCCTCCGGCCTTAGTTTCCCTATTTGAGACCAGGGTGATGGACTCAataattttccttcctcttgtGAGATCTTGAAGTTCCATAACTTCTTCAAGCTCTTCCATCTTGAAAAGAATGCTCTGCTTGTGATCCCCAACAGAACTGCCAATGAAAAAAGAGGATCAATCTTGGGGCGCATGTTGTCTCCTTTTGATTTGCTCATTACACAACTGTATGTCTTTCAGCTTAAACTTCAGGAAGCGGTGGTGAAAGCTTTGGGAGAGCTAGACATTCTCCTGCAATGGATGGAGGAGATGAGATAAGAGCAAAGTGATGATATCACTGACAGTATTTCTGGCCGAGTCCCGTCCTGAAAACTGTGGAGACATGACCCCAAACCACCATCTCTTTGCTTCATCATTTAGTGCTGGTCACTGTGTAtattacttatttaatatttatttccttattgtaattgttttcctttcttaatcTACATCATGGGTTTATGGTTTGG from Myotis daubentonii chromosome 18, mMyoDau2.1, whole genome shotgun sequence includes:
- the IL20 gene encoding interleukin-20, with the protein product MKSSCLPLCLLLAVFSLFWTPSAGLKTLHLGSCVIATNLQEMQTEFSEIRDRMQAEDEIMDLRILKTESLQDTKPADQCCLLRLYLRLYLGTVFKNYQPLDQHTLRKLSSLANSFLTIKKDLRLCHARMTCPCGEEAMEKFNQILSRFEKLKLQEAVVKALGELDILLQWMEEMR